The Streptomyces europaeiscabiei genome window below encodes:
- a CDS encoding DNA-binding protein NsdB, which produces MSGQPNNRLADLFGLAGWSKGELARLVNRQAAAMGHPQLATDTSRVRRWIDMGEIPRDPVPRVLAALFTERLGRVVTIEDLGLVRHGRTGKRPGGGSVEHPDGVPWAPERTAAVLTEFTGMDLMLNRRGLVGAGVALTAGSALSSAMHDWLHTDPALAADAPDLDNPLHADPAGFDRYEAAPIGSQEIEELERSVEVFRAWDAARGGGLQRKAVVGQLNEVGGMLSYRHPEHLQRRLWGVAANLAVLAGWMSHDIGLEPTAQKYFIIAAHAAREGGDRPRAGEALSRAARQLVHLGRPDEALDLMKLAQSGSGEQVLPRTKAMLHTVEAWAQASMGKGQAMRRTLGRAEDLFVSDRADVPPPSWMQMFKEEDLYGMQALAYRTLAEHDPAAAKQAQHYAEKALALRVDGRQRSKIFDFLSMASACFIADDPEQADRYARLALMSMGSNSSHRTWDRLREMYRLTGQYSSYPKIKELREELKLALPKPQSKNKGGIAPA; this is translated from the coding sequence GTGAGCGGACAACCCAACAACCGACTCGCAGACCTGTTCGGCCTGGCCGGCTGGTCCAAGGGAGAGCTCGCGAGACTGGTCAACCGGCAGGCGGCGGCCATGGGCCACCCCCAGCTGGCGACCGACACCTCGCGGGTGCGGCGGTGGATCGACATGGGAGAGATCCCGCGCGATCCCGTGCCGCGGGTGCTGGCGGCCCTGTTCACCGAGCGTCTCGGCCGTGTCGTGACCATCGAGGACCTCGGTCTGGTCCGGCACGGGCGTACGGGAAAACGGCCGGGCGGCGGGAGTGTGGAACATCCCGACGGTGTGCCGTGGGCGCCCGAACGGACTGCTGCGGTCCTCACCGAATTCACGGGAATGGACCTCATGCTCAACCGACGCGGCTTGGTGGGTGCGGGCGTCGCGCTCACCGCGGGATCCGCACTCAGCAGCGCCATGCACGACTGGCTGCACACCGATCCGGCCCTGGCGGCCGACGCCCCCGACCTCGACAACCCCCTGCACGCCGACCCCGCTGGGTTCGACCGCTACGAGGCCGCCCCCATCGGGTCGCAGGAGATCGAGGAACTGGAGCGCTCGGTCGAGGTGTTCCGGGCCTGGGACGCGGCCCGTGGCGGCGGGCTGCAACGCAAGGCTGTCGTGGGACAGCTCAACGAGGTGGGAGGCATGCTCTCCTACCGCCACCCCGAACATCTCCAGCGGCGCCTGTGGGGCGTCGCCGCCAACCTCGCCGTCCTCGCGGGCTGGATGTCGCACGACATCGGCCTCGAACCCACCGCCCAGAAGTACTTCATCATCGCCGCCCACGCCGCCAGGGAGGGCGGTGACCGGCCCCGTGCCGGCGAGGCCCTCTCCCGGGCGGCCCGGCAACTGGTGCACCTCGGCAGGCCCGACGAGGCGCTCGACCTCATGAAGCTCGCCCAGTCCGGTTCCGGCGAGCAGGTACTGCCGCGCACCAAGGCGATGCTCCACACCGTCGAGGCCTGGGCACAGGCCTCCATGGGCAAGGGGCAGGCCATGCGCCGCACCCTGGGCCGGGCCGAGGACCTGTTCGTCTCCGACCGGGCCGACGTGCCGCCGCCCAGTTGGATGCAGATGTTCAAGGAGGAGGACCTCTACGGCATGCAGGCCCTGGCCTACCGCACCCTCGCGGAGCACGACCCGGCCGCGGCCAAACAGGCCCAGCACTACGCGGAGAAGGCCCTGGCCCTGCGTGTCGACGGCCGCCAGCGGTCGAAGATCTTCGACTTCCTCTCCATGGCCTCGGCCTGCTTCATCGCCGACGACCCCGAGCAGGCGGACCGGTACGCCCGTCTCGCCCTGATGTCGATGGGCTCCAACTCCTCCCACCGCACCTGGGACCGCCTGCGTGAGATGTACCGGCTCACCGGTCAGTACTCCAGCTATCCGAAGATCAAGGAACTGCGGGAGGAGCTCAAACTCGCCCTGCCCAAGCCCCAGTCGAAGAACAAGGGCGGCATCGCGCCGGCGTGA
- a CDS encoding aminoglycoside phosphotransferase family protein, producing the protein MYAASSSVSAPPRSLHPRQPGSGGPYLDPTRTTAPVLGGGRTRRVPGLGTQPLSGRLDLSGPQGAQLRTAIASVHRICPEFAPVQVLRRSGRSVLLVGTTGRSTAVAKCLLDHSSIWEERLRHEIAAYRSFVRHRPPVRAPRLIAADPDNCTLVIERMPGRVAALQRHPVEAPPRADIRAALGAICRLNAWRPPTGTFDAPLNYAERISRFHELGLLTDRDMGDLQKLLHGIAHASGRQGMGQFCHGDALLSNILLSPAGPVLVDWEHAGWYLPGYDLATLWAVLGDAPVARRQISQLAQSAGPASRDAFLVNLMLVLTREIRTYETAVQRSMHDSTPAAPGPAHPAAAPVGEEQRLLLRRLHDDCQLARKAVRAAVGTR; encoded by the coding sequence ATGTACGCAGCATCGTCCTCCGTGTCCGCTCCTCCCCGGTCGCTGCACCCCCGCCAGCCGGGCAGCGGCGGCCCCTACCTCGACCCCACCCGTACGACGGCCCCGGTACTCGGTGGCGGCCGGACGCGGCGTGTGCCGGGGCTCGGCACCCAACCGCTCAGCGGGAGACTCGACCTGTCCGGCCCCCAGGGCGCGCAGCTGCGCACGGCGATCGCCTCGGTGCATCGCATCTGCCCGGAGTTCGCTCCGGTCCAGGTGCTGCGCCGCAGCGGCCGCTCGGTGCTGCTCGTCGGTACGACAGGGCGCAGCACGGCCGTCGCCAAGTGTTTACTGGACCACTCCTCCATCTGGGAGGAGCGGCTCCGGCACGAAATAGCCGCATACCGCTCGTTCGTCCGGCACCGCCCCCCGGTGCGGGCGCCTAGGCTGATCGCGGCGGATCCGGACAACTGCACCTTGGTCATCGAGCGGATGCCGGGCCGGGTGGCCGCCCTGCAGCGGCATCCGGTGGAGGCGCCGCCGCGCGCCGACATCCGGGCGGCGCTCGGCGCGATCTGCCGGCTGAACGCATGGCGGCCCCCGACGGGGACGTTCGACGCCCCGCTCAACTACGCGGAGCGGATCTCCCGGTTCCACGAGCTGGGTCTGCTCACCGACCGGGACATGGGCGATCTGCAGAAGCTCCTGCACGGCATCGCGCACGCGTCGGGCCGTCAGGGCATGGGCCAGTTCTGTCACGGCGACGCCCTCCTGTCGAACATCCTCCTCTCACCGGCCGGTCCAGTGCTGGTGGACTGGGAACACGCGGGGTGGTATCTGCCGGGGTACGACCTGGCGACGCTGTGGGCGGTGCTCGGGGACGCGCCGGTGGCACGGCGGCAGATCAGCCAACTGGCGCAGTCGGCGGGCCCGGCCTCGCGGGACGCGTTCCTGGTGAACCTGATGCTCGTACTGACCCGTGAGATCCGTACCTACGAGACGGCCGTACAGCGTTCGATGCACGACTCGACCCCGGCGGCTCCGGGCCCGGCCCACCCGGCTGCTGCGCCGGTCGGCGAGGAACAGCGGCTGCTGCTCAGGCGGCTGCACGACGACTGCCAGTTGGCCCGCAAAGCCGTACGGGCGGCGGTCGGCACTCGCTGA
- a CDS encoding N-acetylmuramoyl-L-alanine amidase yields MRGSPTDRRPTPHLGRTRRTAFAAAPAVLLLPLLGAAPPDSRPSSASARLQGAFAAAAAEYGVPRDVLLGVSYLQSRWDAHGGAPSVTGGYGPMHLTDARTALADAPHHSEGTEDARGDDSRAPLVAEADLPKAAELPSRLRTLTRAAELTGLPEETLRTDSEANVAGGAALLAAAQRELGARPSADPADWYGAVARFSGADDRATAEAYANDVFAVIRDGARRVTDAGQRVTLTAEPDLDPGTGQLSRAGLRPAAAGATECPTTVSCEWIPAPYEEFGDNDYGNHDLADRPNSQPIRYIVVHDTEGYWDTTLELVQDPTYVSWQYSLRSTDGHIAQHIKAKDVAWHAGNWYVNAGSIGLEHEGFLASPDAWYTEAMYRASARLVKYLSDKHGIPLDRQHILGHDTVPGPTTATIPGMHTDPGPYWDWRHYFELLGEPLGATSGENSAMVTILPDYADNRPEFTGCATGGARCAVHGSSAVRLYSRPDVTSPLIKDIGLRPDGSVSTIGVNDLGSRVSTGQQYAVAERQGDWTAIWYLGQKAWFQNPKGKPTAVGAAGLVVTPREGLADIPVYGRAYPEAAAYPAGVPAQAVSPWPYKLLKDQKYVTGGRVPGEYYYAVSFDTSGHRVVVGEDLYHEIQFGHRVAFVRAADVRVLPAA; encoded by the coding sequence TTGCGAGGATCCCCCACCGACCGCAGACCCACCCCGCACCTCGGACGTACGCGCAGAACGGCGTTCGCCGCAGCCCCCGCGGTCCTGCTGCTGCCCCTGCTGGGCGCGGCTCCGCCCGACAGCCGGCCGTCGTCTGCCTCGGCTCGTCTGCAGGGCGCCTTCGCAGCCGCGGCCGCCGAGTACGGCGTACCGCGCGACGTCCTGCTCGGCGTCTCGTATCTCCAGTCCCGCTGGGACGCCCACGGCGGCGCGCCGAGTGTCACCGGCGGCTACGGCCCCATGCACCTCACCGACGCGCGCACGGCTCTGGCCGATGCCCCGCACCACAGCGAGGGCACGGAGGACGCGCGCGGCGACGACTCCCGGGCGCCGCTGGTGGCCGAGGCGGACCTGCCCAAGGCCGCCGAACTCCCTTCCAGGCTAAGGACGTTGACGAGAGCGGCCGAGCTGACGGGGCTGCCCGAGGAGACCCTCCGTACGGACTCGGAGGCCAATGTCGCGGGCGGTGCCGCGCTGCTCGCCGCCGCGCAGCGGGAGCTCGGCGCGCGGCCGAGTGCCGATCCGGCCGACTGGTACGGGGCGGTGGCGCGTTTCTCGGGCGCCGACGACCGGGCGACCGCCGAGGCGTACGCGAACGACGTGTTCGCGGTGATCCGCGACGGCGCCCGGCGCGTCACGGATGCCGGCCAGCGGGTGACACTCACCGCCGAGCCGGACCTGGACCCCGGCACCGGGCAGTTGTCCCGGGCGGGGCTGCGCCCGGCGGCCGCGGGCGCCACGGAGTGCCCGACAACGGTGTCGTGCGAGTGGATCCCGGCGCCCTACGAGGAGTTCGGCGACAACGACTACGGCAACCACGACCTCGCCGACCGGCCGAACTCGCAGCCCATCCGGTACATCGTCGTCCACGACACCGAGGGCTACTGGGACACCACTCTCGAACTGGTCCAGGACCCGACGTATGTGTCGTGGCAGTATTCGCTGCGCTCCACGGACGGGCACATCGCCCAGCACATCAAGGCCAAGGACGTGGCCTGGCACGCCGGCAACTGGTATGTCAACGCGGGGTCGATCGGCCTGGAGCACGAGGGCTTCCTCGCCTCGCCGGACGCCTGGTACACCGAGGCGATGTACCGGGCGTCGGCGCGGCTGGTGAAGTACCTCTCCGACAAGCACGGCATCCCACTGGACCGGCAGCACATCCTCGGCCATGACACCGTGCCCGGCCCGACGACGGCGACGATTCCGGGGATGCACACCGACCCGGGCCCGTACTGGGACTGGCGGCACTACTTCGAGCTGCTGGGCGAGCCGTTGGGCGCGACGTCCGGCGAGAACAGCGCCATGGTCACGATCCTGCCGGACTACGCCGACAACCGGCCCGAGTTCACCGGTTGCGCGACCGGCGGTGCGCGCTGCGCGGTGCACGGCTCCAGCGCCGTACGGCTGTACAGCCGGCCGGATGTGACCTCGCCCCTGATCAAGGACATCGGGCTGCGGCCGGACGGCAGCGTCTCGACGATCGGGGTGAACGACCTCGGTTCACGGGTCTCCACCGGGCAGCAGTACGCGGTCGCCGAGCGGCAGGGCGACTGGACGGCGATCTGGTACCTGGGGCAGAAGGCCTGGTTCCAGAACCCTAAGGGGAAGCCGACGGCGGTCGGTGCGGCCGGACTGGTCGTGACGCCCCGGGAGGGCCTGGCGGACATCCCGGTGTACGGGCGCGCCTACCCGGAGGCGGCGGCGTACCCGGCGGGTGTGCCCGCACAGGCGGTGTCCCCGTGGCCGTACAAGCTCCTCAAGGACCAGAAGTACGTGACCGGCGGCCGGGTGCCCGGCGAGTACTACTACGCCGTCTCCTTCGACACGAGCGGACACCGGGTCGTGGTCGGTGAGGATCTGTACCACGAGATCCAGTTCGGGCACCGGGTGGCGTTCGTGCGGGCTGCGGACGTGCGGGTGCTGCCGGCCGCGTGA
- a CDS encoding CGNR zinc finger domain-containing protein, with protein sequence MEYSISTDARLALDLALTVRHDGDGGVTDDLTDPMGLATWIRAHADFLPAVDGPAADEAALTAVRDLRGAVRALFARAVSPGEPSPADAARLLPVPEALARLNEAAALAPTVPVLTWGPGAEPVVRHEPATGEDPLTAALARAALAFLASPERQRLRACHAPRCVRYFLKEHPRQEWCRPSCGNRARVARHHERHKRRAS encoded by the coding sequence ATGGAGTACTCGATCAGTACGGACGCACGGCTCGCCCTGGATCTCGCCCTGACCGTCCGCCACGACGGCGACGGCGGTGTCACCGACGACCTGACCGACCCCATGGGGCTCGCCACCTGGATCCGGGCGCACGCGGACTTCCTGCCGGCCGTCGACGGGCCGGCCGCCGACGAGGCCGCGCTCACCGCCGTACGCGATCTGCGCGGAGCCGTCCGGGCCCTGTTCGCCCGCGCCGTCAGCCCCGGCGAGCCCAGCCCGGCCGACGCCGCCCGGCTGCTGCCCGTCCCCGAGGCCCTGGCGCGCCTCAACGAGGCCGCCGCCCTCGCCCCGACCGTCCCGGTGCTCACCTGGGGCCCCGGCGCCGAACCCGTCGTACGCCACGAACCCGCCACCGGCGAGGACCCGCTCACCGCGGCGCTCGCCCGCGCCGCCCTCGCCTTCCTCGCGAGCCCCGAACGGCAGCGGCTGCGCGCCTGCCACGCACCGCGCTGCGTGCGCTACTTCCTCAAGGAGCACCCCCGCCAGGAATGGTGCAGGCCGTCCTGCGGCAACCGCGCCCGCGTCGCCCGCCACCACGAACGGCACAAGAGGAGGGCGAGCTGA
- a CDS encoding transglutaminase-like domain-containing protein yields the protein MPPVHLAPDVAAFYTAQSAFTDPNDLAPLYADLPRDPARLARVARDLMIHRGEGETFGYATPRERLHNDAETRYLDDILRIVVERNDAPLSHRREPEDRFVGVCRDFSLLHCSLLRHTGVPARLRSGFATYFGDNGFHGDHVVTEYWDPARGWLLADAQLTDPLIVDAWSIDFDPMDVPRDRFLVAGKAWRAIREDGADPRSFGLHPPEEGPLHGEWFVAGNVRLDLADLNKVETLLWDIWGTETEAGQELVDPVRELYDEVAPVVGDEVDFGAARELFAGHEGLRTPRTVLSLAPYNGPREVTLR from the coding sequence ATGCCACCCGTGCACCTCGCACCGGATGTCGCCGCCTTCTACACCGCGCAGAGCGCGTTCACCGACCCGAACGACCTCGCCCCGCTCTACGCCGATCTCCCGCGCGATCCCGCTCGACTCGCCCGTGTGGCACGGGATCTGATGATTCATCGGGGCGAGGGTGAGACGTTCGGTTACGCCACCCCTCGGGAGCGGCTGCACAACGACGCCGAGACGCGCTACCTCGACGACATCCTGCGGATCGTCGTCGAGCGGAACGACGCGCCCCTGTCGCACCGCCGCGAGCCCGAGGACCGGTTCGTCGGGGTGTGCCGCGACTTCTCACTCCTGCACTGCTCGCTCCTGCGCCATACCGGAGTGCCCGCCCGGCTGCGGTCGGGCTTCGCCACCTATTTCGGCGACAACGGTTTCCACGGCGACCACGTGGTCACCGAGTACTGGGACCCGGCCCGGGGCTGGCTGCTCGCCGACGCGCAGTTGACGGACCCGCTGATCGTCGACGCCTGGAGCATCGACTTCGACCCGATGGACGTACCGCGCGACCGATTCCTCGTCGCGGGCAAGGCATGGCGAGCCATTCGGGAGGACGGGGCGGACCCCCGGTCGTTCGGCCTGCACCCGCCGGAGGAAGGGCCGCTGCACGGGGAGTGGTTCGTGGCCGGGAACGTCCGGCTCGATCTCGCGGACCTCAACAAGGTCGAGACGCTGCTGTGGGACATCTGGGGCACCGAGACCGAGGCCGGCCAGGAGCTCGTGGACCCGGTCCGCGAGCTGTACGACGAGGTCGCGCCGGTGGTGGGCGACGAGGTGGACTTCGGCGCGGCGCGTGAGCTGTTCGCGGGGCACGAGGGGCTGCGGACACCGCGGACCGTGCTGTCGCTGGCGCCGTACAACGGTCCGCGCGAGGTCACCCTCCGCTGA
- a CDS encoding DUF397 domain-containing protein, with protein sequence MAETTMQQRSLDGWHKPAELDLSNADWRSSSQGRGDVQIAFVEGFIAMRNSGSPESPSLIFTPAEWGAFVSGAREGEFDLT encoded by the coding sequence GTGGCCGAGACCACCATGCAGCAGCGATCCCTCGACGGCTGGCACAAACCGGCGGAACTGGACCTGAGCAACGCGGACTGGCGGTCGAGCAGCCAGGGGCGCGGAGATGTCCAGATCGCCTTTGTCGAGGGTTTCATCGCCATGCGCAACAGCGGCAGCCCCGAGAGCCCCTCGCTGATCTTCACCCCCGCCGAATGGGGCGCCTTCGTGTCGGGGGCCCGCGAGGGCGAGTTCGACCTGACCTGA
- a CDS encoding thiolase domain-containing protein, producing MSKEPVAVVGVGQTKHVAARRDVSIAGLVREAARRALDDAELTWADIEAVVIGKAPDFFEGVMMPELYLADALGAVGKPMMRVHTAGSVGGSTALVAASLVAARVHGTVLTLAFEKQSESNAMWGLSLPIPFQQPLLAGAGGFFAPHVRAYMRRSGAPDTVGSLVAYKNRRNALKNPYAHLHEHDITLEKVQASPMLWDPIRYSETCPSSDGAVAMVLTDRAGAARSPRPAAWMHGGAMRSEPTLFAGKDSVSPRAGRDCAADVYRQAGIADPRREIDAVEMYVPFSWYEPMWLENLGFAAEGEGWKLTESGVTELDGDLPVDMSGGVLSTNPIGASGMIRFAEAALQVRGLAGEHQVEGARRVLGHAYGGGSQFFSMWLVGAEPPTS from the coding sequence ATGAGCAAGGAGCCCGTGGCCGTCGTAGGCGTCGGCCAGACCAAGCACGTGGCGGCCCGCCGGGACGTGTCGATCGCCGGGCTCGTTCGCGAGGCCGCCCGACGGGCCCTCGACGACGCCGAGTTGACGTGGGCCGACATCGAGGCCGTCGTCATCGGCAAGGCGCCCGACTTCTTCGAGGGCGTCATGATGCCCGAGCTGTACCTCGCCGACGCGCTCGGCGCCGTCGGCAAGCCCATGATGCGGGTGCACACGGCGGGCTCGGTCGGCGGATCGACCGCGCTGGTCGCCGCGAGCCTGGTCGCCGCCCGCGTCCACGGCACGGTGCTGACCCTCGCCTTCGAGAAGCAGTCCGAGTCGAACGCCATGTGGGGCCTGTCCCTGCCGATCCCGTTCCAGCAGCCGCTGCTGGCCGGCGCCGGAGGCTTCTTCGCCCCGCACGTGCGGGCGTACATGCGGCGCAGCGGCGCCCCCGACACGGTCGGTTCCCTGGTGGCGTACAAGAACCGCCGCAACGCGCTGAAGAACCCGTACGCCCATCTCCACGAGCACGACATCACGCTGGAGAAGGTCCAGGCCTCACCCATGCTGTGGGACCCGATCCGTTACTCGGAGACCTGCCCGTCCTCCGACGGGGCCGTCGCGATGGTCCTCACCGACCGGGCGGGGGCCGCCCGGTCGCCCCGGCCCGCCGCGTGGATGCACGGCGGCGCCATGCGCAGCGAGCCGACGCTCTTCGCGGGGAAGGACAGTGTGTCGCCGCGCGCGGGACGGGACTGCGCGGCGGACGTGTACCGGCAGGCGGGCATCGCGGATCCGCGCCGGGAGATCGACGCGGTGGAGATGTACGTGCCGTTCTCCTGGTACGAGCCGATGTGGCTGGAGAACCTCGGCTTCGCCGCGGAGGGAGAGGGCTGGAAGCTCACCGAGTCCGGTGTCACCGAGCTGGACGGAGATCTTCCGGTCGACATGTCCGGCGGGGTCCTGTCCACCAATCCCATCGGCGCCTCCGGCATGATCCGCTTCGCGGAGGCGGCGCTGCAGGTGCGGGGCCTCGCGGGAGAACACCAGGTGGAGGGCGCCCGCCGCGTGCTCGGGCACGCCTACGGCGGCGGATCGCAGTTCTTCTCGATGTGGCTGGTGGGCGCGGAGCCGCCCACCTCGTGA
- a CDS encoding thiolase domain-containing protein, translating to MTREAPRAAGVRDIAVVAFAQTDHRRTSDDVSEVEMLMPVLHAVMESTGLRTADIDFTCSGSSDYLAGRAFSFTLALDGVGAWPPISESHVEMDGAWALYEAWVKLQTGDADTALVYSYGKSSPGSVRDVLTRQLDPYYVAPLWPDSVALAALQAQALIDAGTTDEPALAAVGARSRADATANSHAQLRGPVPQGEYLVRPLRTGDCPPIGDGAAAVILAAGERARDLCERPAWIRGIDHRIEAHGIGVRDLTDSPSTRLAAERAGVYERPVDTAELHAPFSSQEVILREVLGLDDRVRVNPSGGALAANPIMAAGLVRIGEAAARIHRGESDRALAHATSGPCLQQNLVAVLEGDPR from the coding sequence ATGACGCGCGAGGCGCCACGAGCCGCAGGCGTACGTGACATCGCCGTAGTCGCCTTCGCCCAGACCGACCACCGGCGCACCAGCGACGACGTCTCCGAGGTGGAGATGCTCATGCCGGTGCTCCACGCGGTCATGGAGAGCACCGGGCTCAGGACCGCCGACATCGACTTCACCTGCTCCGGCTCCAGCGACTACCTCGCCGGCCGTGCCTTCTCCTTCACCCTCGCCCTCGACGGTGTGGGCGCCTGGCCGCCGATCTCCGAGTCGCACGTCGAGATGGACGGGGCATGGGCGCTGTACGAGGCCTGGGTGAAACTGCAGACGGGGGACGCCGACACCGCGCTCGTCTACTCGTACGGCAAGTCCTCACCCGGCTCCGTACGGGACGTCCTCACCCGGCAACTGGACCCCTACTACGTGGCCCCCCTGTGGCCCGACTCCGTCGCCCTCGCCGCCCTCCAGGCCCAGGCGCTCATCGACGCGGGCACCACGGACGAACCGGCGCTGGCGGCCGTCGGGGCGCGCAGCCGCGCGGACGCCACCGCCAACTCCCACGCCCAGCTGCGGGGTCCGGTGCCGCAGGGGGAGTACCTCGTTCGGCCGCTCCGCACCGGGGACTGTCCGCCCATCGGCGACGGGGCCGCCGCCGTGATCCTCGCGGCGGGGGAGCGGGCCCGTGACCTGTGCGAGCGGCCCGCCTGGATCCGGGGCATCGACCACCGCATCGAGGCGCACGGCATCGGCGTACGCGATCTGACCGACTCGCCGTCCACCCGCCTGGCGGCCGAGCGGGCCGGCGTGTACGAACGGCCCGTGGACACAGCCGAGTTGCACGCGCCGTTCAGCTCGCAGGAGGTGATCCTGCGCGAGGTGCTGGGACTCGACGACCGTGTGCGTGTCAATCCGTCGGGCGGCGCCCTGGCAGCCAACCCGATCATGGCCGCCGGGCTCGTCCGGATCGGCGAGGCCGCCGCCCGCATCCATCGGGGCGAGTCCGACCGGGCACTGGCCCACGCCACGTCCGGCCCCTGTCTGCAGCAGAACCTGGTCGCCGTACTCGAAGGGGATCCCCGATGA
- a CDS encoding Zn-ribbon domain-containing OB-fold protein → MSAILKAPLTVEFPFTRSLGPVQGAFLTGLRERVVLGVRTGDGRVLVPPVEYDPVTAEEIRDLVEVASTGTVTTWAWNHDPRRDQPLDTPFAWVLVRLDGADTALLHALDVPGPEAVRTGMRVRVRWAEERSGAITDIACFEPHDGDAVEPAGHSGEFDDPVTGIVAPARLDYTYSPGRAQTGYINALGGRRTVGERCPSCRKVYVPPRGACPTCGVATAEQVEVGPGGTVTTFCIVNIKAKNLDIEVPYVYAHIALDGAGLALHGRIAGIPYDQVRMGLRVEPVWTEGARYPDHYRPTGEPDADYDTFKETL, encoded by the coding sequence ATGTCGGCAATCCTCAAAGCACCCCTCACCGTGGAGTTCCCGTTCACCCGGTCCCTGGGGCCCGTTCAGGGCGCCTTCCTCACCGGGCTTCGTGAGCGGGTCGTCCTCGGTGTGCGCACCGGCGACGGCAGGGTGCTGGTCCCGCCCGTCGAGTACGACCCCGTCACGGCCGAGGAGATCCGCGATCTGGTCGAGGTCGCGTCGACCGGCACCGTGACCACCTGGGCCTGGAACCACGACCCGCGCCGTGACCAGCCCCTCGACACCCCCTTCGCCTGGGTGCTGGTGCGGCTCGACGGGGCCGACACCGCGCTCCTGCACGCCCTGGACGTGCCGGGTCCCGAAGCCGTACGCACCGGCATGCGCGTCCGCGTCCGCTGGGCCGAGGAACGGTCCGGCGCCATCACGGACATCGCCTGCTTCGAGCCGCACGACGGGGACGCGGTGGAACCGGCGGGTCACAGCGGCGAGTTCGACGACCCGGTCACCGGCATCGTCGCCCCCGCCCGCCTCGACTACACCTACTCGCCCGGCCGAGCCCAGACCGGTTACATCAACGCCCTGGGCGGCCGCCGCACCGTCGGTGAACGCTGCCCCTCCTGCCGGAAGGTGTACGTCCCGCCGAGGGGTGCCTGTCCGACCTGCGGGGTGGCCACGGCCGAACAGGTGGAGGTCGGGCCGGGGGGGACGGTCACCACGTTCTGCATAGTCAACATCAAGGCGAAGAACCTGGACATCGAAGTCCCGTACGTCTACGCCCACATCGCCCTCGACGGCGCCGGGCTCGCCCTGCACGGCCGTATCGCCGGCATCCCCTACGACCAGGTGCGCATGGGGCTGCGCGTGGAGCCGGTGTGGACGGAAGGGGCCCGCTACCCCGACCACTACCGGCCCACCGGCGAACCCGACGCGGACTACGACACGTTCAAGGAGACGCTATGA
- a CDS encoding crotonase/enoyl-CoA hydratase family protein, producing MGGTEHLTVRREGATLVLTLNRPEAKNALSLPMLVGLYDGWVEADEDEAIRSIVLTGAGGAFCAGMDLKALAGKGMEGQQYRDRLKADPDLHWKAMLRHHRPRKPVIAAVEGYCVAGGTEILQGTDIRVAGESATFGLFEVKRGLFPIGGSTVRLQRQIPRTHALEMLLTGRPYSAREAAGIGLIGHVVPDGAALTKALEIAEQVNACGPLAVEAVKASVYETAEMTEAEGLAAELKRGWPVFDTDDAREGARAFAEKRPPVYKRA from the coding sequence ATGGGTGGTACGGAACACCTGACCGTGCGGCGCGAAGGCGCCACACTGGTGCTCACGCTCAACAGGCCCGAGGCCAAGAACGCGCTGTCGCTGCCGATGCTCGTCGGCCTGTACGACGGCTGGGTCGAGGCCGACGAGGACGAGGCGATCCGCTCGATCGTCCTCACGGGAGCCGGCGGTGCCTTCTGCGCCGGCATGGACCTCAAGGCCCTCGCGGGCAAGGGCATGGAGGGGCAGCAGTACCGGGACCGGCTCAAGGCCGACCCCGATCTGCACTGGAAGGCGATGCTCCGCCACCACCGGCCGCGCAAGCCGGTGATCGCCGCGGTCGAGGGGTACTGCGTCGCGGGTGGCACGGAGATTCTCCAGGGCACCGACATCCGGGTCGCGGGCGAATCCGCGACCTTCGGCCTCTTCGAGGTCAAGCGTGGGCTCTTCCCGATCGGCGGCTCCACGGTCCGCCTCCAGCGGCAGATTCCGCGCACCCACGCGTTGGAGATGCTGCTTACCGGGCGGCCGTACAGCGCGCGGGAGGCCGCCGGGATCGGGCTGATCGGGCATGTCGTGCCTGACGGCGCGGCCCTGACCAAGGCTTTGGAGATCGCTGAGCAGGTCAACGCGTGTGGGCCGTTGGCCGTGGAGGCGGTCAAGGCGTCCGTGTACGAGACGGCCGAGATGACCGAAGCGGAGGGGCTGGCCGCCGAGCTGAAGCGGGGCTGGCCTGTTTTCGACACCGATGACGCCAGGGAAGGGGCTCGGGCGTTCGCAGAGAAACGGCCCCCTGTCTACAAGCGGGCGTAG